The Brassica napus cultivar Da-Ae chromosome C7, Da-Ae, whole genome shotgun sequence genome has a segment encoding these proteins:
- the LOC106428037 gene encoding histidine kinase 1 — MQRDSFSVSIESLPDSPMGPRKKKITKLFNKMTEWVTPSRSNPESPRETRIIRGDVEQEQFQYASSHCLSSYYSVFVVRLAIMVMLAILIGLLTILTWHFTRIYTKQSLQNLANGLRYELLQRPILRMWSVLNTTSELTTAQVKLSEYVIKKYDKPTTQEELVEMYQAMKDVTWALFASAKALNAITINYRNGFVQAFHRDPASSSTFYIYSDLKNYSISGTTGLEDVKMSMGHGWSNQTIHGNMTAIWYQQQLDPITGAKLGKPLQIPPDDLINIAGISQVPDGEASWHVTVSKYMDSPLLSAALPVFDASNKSIVAVVGVTTALYSVGQLMRELVEVHGGHIYLTSQEGYLLATSTDGPLLTNTSRGPKLMKAVDSKEWAIKTGAHWLEKTYGSHLPDVVHADNARLGDQQYYLDSFYLNLKRLPIIGVVIIPRKFIMGKVDERAFKTLVILISASVCIFFIGCVCILILTNGVSKEMKLRAELIRQLDARRRAEASSNYKSQFLANMSHELRTPMAAVIGLLDILISDDCLSNEQYATVTQIRKCSTALLRLLNNILDLSKVESGKLVLEEAEFDLGRELEGLVDMFSVQCINHNVETVLDLSDDMPTLVRGDSARLVQIFANLISNSIKFTTTGHIILRGWCESVSSLHDETSLIVDRKKQWAPMKTKLVHHRNHLHKSCKNENKMVLWFEVDDTGCGIDPSKWDSVFESFEQADPSTTRTHGGTGLGLCIVRNLVNKMGGDIKVVQKNGRGTIMRLHLILSIPDNAEQIYQPEFSKYGLVVLLSMSGSTARSIQSKWLRKHGIATVEASDWNELTQIIRDLFETGSRENSFDSQHTIAESLRAELSNIQEIRNPVFVIVVDIGVLDLTTDIWKEQLNYLDRFSSKAKFAWLLKHDTSNTVKTELRRKGHVMMVNKPLYKAKMIQILEAVIKNRRRGLRGNGSDDSHDCLEIDPTQFDTCSSDDSSDTSVKPTVLPSPVLKNYLLDITKSNDESTSMTQKKQEEEEDWKDRSNRLYSGVALDGKNQKSLEGVRILLAEDTPVLQRVATIMLEKMGATVTAVWDGQQAVDALNYKSINAQEHNNLSEEEETNPQSDLPNSSPYDLILMDCQMPKMDGYEATKAIRRAEIGTSLHVPIVALTAHAMSSDEAKCLEVGMDAYLTKPIDRKLMVSTILSLTKPSTVLTSFSD, encoded by the exons ATGCAAAGAGATAGCTTCTCAGTGAGTATTGAGAGTCTTCCTGATTCCCCAATGGgtccaaggaagaagaagatcactAAACTGTTCAATAAAATGACTGAATGGGTTACCCCTTCGAGAAGTAACCCAGAGTCGCCAAGAGAGACAAGGATCATACGCggagatgtcgagcaagaacaGTTTCAATACGCAAGCAGTCACTGTTTGTCTTCTTACTACAGTGTCTTTGTCGTTCGCCTCGCTATAATG GTGATGCTAGCAATTCTAATTGGGCTTTTAACCATACTAACATGGCACTTCACAAGGATATACACAAAGCAATCGCTTCAAAACTTAGCAAATGGTCTTCGTTACGAGCTTCTTCAGCGTCCAATCTTAAGGATGTGGAGCGTTTTAAACACCACATCCGAGCTAACAACAGCTCAGGTCAAGCTCTCTGAATATgtcattaaaaaatatgacaagcCAACCACTCAAGAAGAACTTGTTGAG ATGTATCAAGCAATGAAAGATGTGACATGGGCTCTGTTTGCTAGTGCCAAAGCTCTAAATGCCATAACCATAAACTACAGAAACGGTTTTGTCCAAGCCTTCCACAGAGATCCAGCAAGTAGCAGCACCTTCTACATCTACTCCGACCTCAAAAACTATTCCATCAGCGGCACGACGGGCCTTGAAGATGTTAAAATGTCAATGGGTCACGGCTGGAGCAACCAGACGATACACGGGAACATGACTGCCATATGGTACCAGCAGCAGCTCGATCCAATCACAGGCGCAAAGCTAGGGAAGCCTCTTCAGATTCCACCTGATGATCTCATCAACATCGCGGGGATCTCACAGGTGCCTGATGGTGAAGCTTCTTGGCATGTGACGGTGAGCAAATACATGGACTCTCCGCTCCTCTCGGCAGCTTTGCCCGTCTTTGATGCTTCGAACAAGAGCATTGTGGCTGTTGTTGGGGTGACAACTGCGCTTTACAGCGTGGGGCAGTTGATGAGAGAGCTTGTGGAAGTCCATGGTGGGCATATTTATCTGACATCTCAAGAAGGATACTTGCTTGCTACTTCCACAGATGGTCCTCTGCTAACGAATACATCAAGAGGGCCTAAGCTGATGAAAGCCGTTGATTCGAAGGAGTGGGCTATTAAGACAGGAGCTCATTGGTTAGAGAAGACTTATGGTAGTCACCTCCCTGACGTTGTTCATGCTGACAATGCAAGGCTTGGTGACCAACAGTATTACCTTGATTCATTTTATCTGAATCTCAAGAGACTTCCAATT ATAGGTGTTGTCATTATTCCAAGGAAGTTCATAATGGGAAAAGTGGATGAAAGAGCCTTCAAGACATTAGTTATACTGATATCTGCTTCTGTCTGCATCTTCTTCATTGGATGTGTTTGCATCTTAATCCTCACAAATGGAGTTTCAAAGGAGATGAAACTAAGAGCAGAGCTGATAAGGCAGCTGGATGCAAGAAGAAGAGCTGAAGCTTCAAGCAACTACAAAAGCCAGTTTTTGGCAAATATGAG CCATGAGTTGAGGACACCTATGGCTGCTGTGATTGGATTGCTAGATATTCTGATATCAGATGATTGTCTTTCAAATGAGCAATATGCCACAGTCACTCAGATCAGGAAGTGCTCTACAGCACTCCTCCGGCTTCTCAACAACATACTGGACTTGAGCAAG GTTGAGTCTGGAAAACTTGTTCTGGAAGAAGCTGAGTTCGATTTGGGACGAGAACTTGAAGGACTTGTTGACATGTTCTCAGTGCAGTGTATTAACCACAATGTAGAGACTGTTCTAGACCTCTCTG ATGACATGCCAACATTAGTCCGAGGGGATTCAGCCAGACTTGTTCAGATCTTTGCAAATCTTATAAGCAATTCTATAAAGTTCACAACAA CTGGCCACATTATTCTTCGTGGATGGTGCGAGAGTGTGAGTTCTCTACATGATGAGACGAGCTTAATTGTTGACAGAAAGAAACAATGGGCTCCAATGAAAACAAAGCTGGTTCATCACAGAAATCATTTGCACAAGTCTTGTAAGAACGAGAACAAAATGGTTCTTTGGTTTGAGGTTGATGACACTGGATGTG GAATAGATCCAAGCAAATGGGACTCTGTGTTTGAGAGCTTTGAGCAAGCTGATCCTTCTACCACTCGGAC GCACGGAGGAACTGGACTTGGGCTATGTATCGTGCGAAACTTG GTAAACAAGATGGGTGGAGATATAAAAGTAGTACAGAAGAATGGGAGAGGGACTATAATGAGACTACACTTGATTCTGAGTATTCCTGACAACGCAGAGCAAATCTACCAGCCAGAGTTCTCCAAATACGGTCTCGTG GTTCTGCTTTCAATGTCTGGAAGCACAGCAAGATCAATTCAATCAAAGTGGCTGCGCAAACACGGCATTGCAACAGTCGAAGCATCAGACTGGAACGAGCTGACACAGATCATCAGAGACCTCTTCGAGACAGGAAGCCGCGAAAACAGCTTTGACTCGCAGCACACCATCGCTGAATCACTGAGAGCAGAGCTTTCAAACATACAAGAGATCAGGAACCCTGTGTTCGTCATAGTGGTGGACATCGGAGTTCTCGATCTCACAACAGATATATGGAAGGAACAGCTTAACTACCTCGACAGATTCTCGAGCAAAGCGAAGTTCGCATGGCTTTTGAAGCACGACACCTCCAACACGGTGAAAACAGAGCTCAGACGAAAAGGGCATGTCATGATGGTTAACAAACCCTTGTACAAGGCCAAAATGATTCAGATTCTTGAGGCTGTGATTAAAAACCGCAGGAGAGGCTTAAGAGGAAACGGTAGTGATGACTCTCACGACTGTTTAGAAATAGATCCAACTCAGTTCGACACTTGCAGCTCTGATGACTCTTCTGATACATCTGTGAAACCAACCGTATTGCCCTCTCCAGTGCTTAAGAACTATCTTCTTGACATCACTAAAAGCAACGATGAGTCAACTAGTATGACTcagaagaaacaagaagaggaagaagactggAAAGATCGAAGTAACAGGCTGTATTCAGGAGTTGCTTTGGATGGAAAGAATCAAAAGTCTCTTGAAGGTGTGAGGATCTTGCTAGCGGAAGATACACCGGTTCTTCAGCGAGTAGCCACCATAATGCTTGAGAAAATGGGAGCAACTGTAACTGCAGTTTGGGATGGACAACAAGCTGTTGATGCCCTCAACTACAAGTCTATCAATGCACAAGAACACAACAACttgtctgaagaagaagaaaccaatcCGCAGAGTGATTTACCAAACTCCTCACCTTATGACTTGATCCTCATGGACTGCCAG ATGCCAAAAATGGATGGATATGAGGCAACAAAGGCGATAAGAAGAGCAGAGATTGGCACCAGTCTCCACGTACCAATAGTGGCGTTGACGGCTCACGCAATGTCTTCTGATGAAGCCAAGTGCCTGGAGGTAGGAATGGATGCTTATCTCACTAAGCCTATTGACCGAAAGCTTATGGTCTCTACCATTTTGTCACTTACAAAACCATCAACAGTCCTAACTTCGTTTTCTGACTGA